One genomic segment of Primulina tabacum isolate GXHZ01 chromosome 9, ASM2559414v2, whole genome shotgun sequence includes these proteins:
- the LOC142556190 gene encoding putative arabinose 5-phosphate isomerase, with protein sequence MGSLSPPFSNLEDQNREKLTTLDQAHLLNLFKSQQNYLNHFFQNLDLSQTLTFTQTLLDSKGTIFFSGVGKSGFVAQKISQTLISLGIRSGFLSPVDALHGDIGILSSQDLLVLFSKSGNSEELLKLVPCVKAKGVYLISVTSVRPNGLVGLCDLNVHLPLQRELCPFDLAPVTSTAIQMVFGDTVAIALMGARNLSKEEYAANHPAGRIGKTLIFKVKDLMKKREELPICRERDLIMDQLVELSSKGCGCLLVIDDDYHLLGTFTDGDLRRTLNASGEGIFKLTVGEMCNRNPRTISPDAMAIVAMQKMESPPSPVHFLPVISDHNVLIGIVTLHGLVSAGL encoded by the exons ATGGGGTCTCTTTCTCCGCCATTTTCCAACCTTGAAGACCAGAATAGAGAGAAGCTAACCACATTGGACCAAGCCCATTTGCTTAATCTCTTCAAATCCCAGCAAAATTACCTCAACCATTTCTTTCAAAACCTCGATCTATCCCAAACCCTCACATTCACGCAAACTCTTCTTGATTCCAAGGGCACCATTTTCTTCTCCGGGGTTGGGAAATCCGGCTTTGTTGCACAAAAGATCTCGCAGACCTTGATTTCTCTCGGGATCAGATCCGGGTTTTTATCCCCCGTGGACGCGCTTCACGGGGATATCGGCATTTTATCCTcccaagatttattggtcctCTTCAGCAAAAGCGGGAATTCTGAGGAGTTGTTGAAGCTCGTGCCTTGCGTTAAGGCCAAGGGAGTGTACTTGATATCTGTTACGTCGGTGAGGCCAAATGGGCTCGTAGGATTGTGTGATCTGAACGTGCATTTACCTCTGCAGCGTGAATTGTGCCCGTTCGATCTAGCGCCCGTTACATCGACGGCTATCCAGATGGTTTTTGGGGATACTGTTGCGATTGCTTTGATGGGAGCCAGGAATTTGAGCAAAGAAGAGTATGCGGCGAATCATCCTGCCGGAAGAATTGGGAAGACTTTGATTTTCAAG GTGAAGGATCTTATGAAGAAGAGAGAAGAGCTACCAATATGCAGGGAACGGGATCTGATAATGGATCAGCTGGTTGAGCTAAGCAGCAAAGGTTGTGGATGCCTTCTTGTTATAGATGACGATTATCATCTGCTCGGTACGTTTACTGATGGAGATCTGCGTCGCACATTGAATGCCAGTGGTGAGGGAATCTTCAAGCTCACAGTGGGAGAGATGTGCAACAG GAACCCGAGGACAATTAGTCCAGATGCAATGGCCATAGTAGCAATGCAGAAGATGGAGTCTCCCCCCTCGCCTGTGCATTTCTTGCCCGTCATCAGTGACCATAATGTCTTGATTGGTATCGTTACTTTGCACGGTCTTGTCTCTGCCGGCTTGTGA
- the LOC142556191 gene encoding homeobox-leucine zipper protein HDG11-like isoform X1 yields MEFGGDGGGSSGGDHPDGSDSHRRRKHYHRHTAHQIQTLESMFKECPHPDDKMKNQLSRELGLHPRQIKFWFQNRRTQMKTQHERSDNCALRAENDKIRCENITIREALKNVICPSCGAPPVSEDSYFDEQTLRLENAYLKEELDRISSIASKYIGRPISQLPSSLPNHVSSLGLSMASFGGHGGFVPGPSLDLDLLSGNSSSVIPSLVFPSVSISDMDRSVMTEMAANAMNELIRLLQSNEPPWAKSSIDGRENLDSEKYKSFFPTPNSHIRNPEIRMEASRASGVVIMNGLALVDKFMDADKWVEMFPTIVSSARTICVISSGILGSQSGTLQLMYEELQVLTALLPIRQLYFLRFCQQIEQGTWAIVDVSYDLPQEESRFTSSCKAHKLPSGCLIQEMPNGYSKVYWMEHWEIEDKVPVHGLYRDLIQRGVVFEAERWLSALQRISERFACLMVTGSSTTDLGGGGDGRAEGKRSIMKLAQRMMKSFCSSFNPSNGQQWTTISRLNEFEVRATSHKSTDPGQASGVVLCAAATLWLPVPPLNVFNFLRDERTRPQWDVLSNQNPVQEVAHIANGSHPGNCISVLRAFNAGQNNMLILQESCIDASGLLIVYCPVDMPAIEIAMSGDDPSYIPLLPSGFTISPSSGQPNHLHSTEGGGGCDGASTSSTSVIATESSGSLLTVMFQILVSGLQSSGMTAESVATINNLIGNTVHQIKAALNCSTP; encoded by the exons ATGGAGTTTGGCGGCGATGGCGGTGGCTCAAGTGGTGGCGACCACCCGGATGGCTCCGATTCTCATCGGAGAAGAAAGCATTACCATCGCCACACGGCTCATCAAATTCAGACACTTGAATC AATGTTTAAAGAATGTCCCCATCCAGACGACAAGATGAAGAATCAGTTGAGCAGAGAGTTGGGTTTGCATCCTAGGCAGATCAAATTTTGGTTTCAAAATCGAAGGACTCAGATGAAG ACACAACATGAAAGATCAGATAACTGTGCGCTTAGAGCAGAAAATGATAAGATTAGATGTGAAAATATAACAATCAGAGAAGCCCTCAAGAATGTGATCTGCCCCTCTTGTGGAGCCCCTCCAGTTTCTGAAGATTCATACTTTGATGAGCAAACACTGCGATTGGAAAACGCCTATTTGAAAGAAGAG CTGGACCGAATCTCAAGTATTGCATCAAAATATATCGGGCGGCCTATTTCACAACTCCCGTCGTCGCTGCCTAATCATGTATCTTCATTGGGTTTATCCATGGCAAGTTTTGGAGGTCATGGAGGTTTTGTTCCAGGCCCTTCCCTTGATCTTGATCTTCTTTCTGGAAATTCATCAAGTGTAATTCCAAGTTTAGTCTTCCCTTCAGTGAGCATTTCGGATATGGATAGATCTGTCATGACAGAAATGGCAGCTAATGCCATGAATGAATTGATTAGGCTCTTGCAGAGCAATGAGCCTCCTTGGGCTAAGTCCTCAATAGATGGTAGGGAGAATCTTGATTCCGAAAAGTACAAGAGTTTCTTCCCAACGCCTAATAGTCACATAAGAAATCCAGAGATACGAATGGAAGCGTCGAGAGCTTCTGGTGTTGTGATAATGAATGGTTTGGCTTTGGTCGACAAGTTTATGGATGCG GATAAGTGGGTAGAAATGTTTCCGACTATTGTTTCGAGTGCAAGGACTATATGCGTGATATCATCTGGAATTCTTGGAAGCCAAAGTGGCACATTGCAATTG ATGTATGAAGAATTGCAAGTGCTTACAGCATTGCTACCAATTAGACAACTCTATTTTCTTCGCTTCTGTCAGCAGATCGAGCAAGGCACTTGGGCTATAGTCGATGTTTCTTATGATCTTCCTCAAGAAGAGAGCCGATTCACTTCTTCGTGTAAAGCTCACAAGCTTCCTTCTGGATGCTTGATACAAGAGATGCCAAATGGTTACTCTAAG GTTTATTGGATGGAACATTGGGAGATAGAAGATAAAGTTCCAGTTCATGGACTTTATAGAGACCTTATTCAGAGGGGAGTGGTTTTTGAAGCTGAAAGATGGCTTTCTGCTCTTCAAAGGATTAGTGAAAGATTTGCTTGTTTAATGGTTACTGGGAGTTCAACTACAGATCTTGGCGGAGGGGGTGACGGAAGGG CTGAAGGCAAAAGAAGCATAATGAAACTTGCACAAAGAATGATGAAAAGCTTCTGTTCGAGCTTCAACCCTTCGAATGGCCAACAATGGACCACGATATCAAGATTAAATGAGTTTGAAGTCCGAGCCACATCTCATAAGAGCACTGATCCTGGCCAGGCCAGCGGTGTCGTGCTCTGTGCAGCCGCTACTCTCTGGCTTCCAGTCCCTCCACTGAACGTCTTCAATTTTCTTAGGGACGAGAGAACTCGACCTCAG tgGGATGTTCTCTCAAATCAAAATCCGGTTCAAGAGGTTGCTCACATTGCAAATGGTTCTCATCCCGGGAACTGCATATCCGTTCTTCGG GCATTCAACGCTGGCCAAAACAATATGTTAATCCTCCAAGAAAGCTGCATAGATGCTTCTGGCTTGCTCATCGTGTACTGCCCTGTTGACATGCCAGCCATCGAAATAGCAATGAGCGGGGACGACCCTTCCTACATCCCGTTACTCCCGTCCGGTTTCACAATATCCCCCAGTAGTGGCCAGCCTAATCACCTCCATTCCACAGAGGGAGGAGGTGGATGTGACGGGGCTTCGACTAGCTCCACATCCGTCATTGCTACCGAATCCTCAGGTTCACTCCTAACAgtaatgtttcaaatactcgtGAGTGGCTTGCAATCCTCAGGAATGACCGCCGAATCCGTTGCAACAATTAATAACCTCATTGGCAACACAGTCCACCAGATTAAAGCCGCCTTGAACTGCAGCACTCCCTGA
- the LOC142556191 gene encoding homeobox-leucine zipper protein HDG11-like isoform X2, with the protein MEFGGDGGGSSGGDHPDGSDSHRRRKHYHRHTAHQIQTLESMFKECPHPDDKMKNQLSRELGLHPRQIKFWFQNRRTQMKTQHERSDNCALRAENDKIRCENITIREALKNVICPSCGAPPVSEDSYFDEQTLRLENAYLKEELDRISSIASKYIGRPISQLPSSLPNHVSSLGLSMASFGGHGGFVPGPSLDLDLLSGNSSSVIPSLVFPSVSISDMDRSVMTEMAANAMNELIRLLQSNEPPWAKSSIDGRENLDSEKYKSFFPTPNSHIRNPEIRMEASRASGVVIMNGLALVDKFMDADKWVEMFPTIVSSARTICVISSGILGSQSGTLQLMYEELQVLTALLPIRQLYFLRFCQQIEQGTWAIVDVSYDLPQEESRFTSSCKAHKLPSGCLIQEMPNGYSKVYWMEHWEIEDKVPVHGLYRDLIQRGVVFEAERWLSALQRISERFACLMVTGSSTTDLGGGAEGKRSIMKLAQRMMKSFCSSFNPSNGQQWTTISRLNEFEVRATSHKSTDPGQASGVVLCAAATLWLPVPPLNVFNFLRDERTRPQWDVLSNQNPVQEVAHIANGSHPGNCISVLRAFNAGQNNMLILQESCIDASGLLIVYCPVDMPAIEIAMSGDDPSYIPLLPSGFTISPSSGQPNHLHSTEGGGGCDGASTSSTSVIATESSGSLLTVMFQILVSGLQSSGMTAESVATINNLIGNTVHQIKAALNCSTP; encoded by the exons ATGGAGTTTGGCGGCGATGGCGGTGGCTCAAGTGGTGGCGACCACCCGGATGGCTCCGATTCTCATCGGAGAAGAAAGCATTACCATCGCCACACGGCTCATCAAATTCAGACACTTGAATC AATGTTTAAAGAATGTCCCCATCCAGACGACAAGATGAAGAATCAGTTGAGCAGAGAGTTGGGTTTGCATCCTAGGCAGATCAAATTTTGGTTTCAAAATCGAAGGACTCAGATGAAG ACACAACATGAAAGATCAGATAACTGTGCGCTTAGAGCAGAAAATGATAAGATTAGATGTGAAAATATAACAATCAGAGAAGCCCTCAAGAATGTGATCTGCCCCTCTTGTGGAGCCCCTCCAGTTTCTGAAGATTCATACTTTGATGAGCAAACACTGCGATTGGAAAACGCCTATTTGAAAGAAGAG CTGGACCGAATCTCAAGTATTGCATCAAAATATATCGGGCGGCCTATTTCACAACTCCCGTCGTCGCTGCCTAATCATGTATCTTCATTGGGTTTATCCATGGCAAGTTTTGGAGGTCATGGAGGTTTTGTTCCAGGCCCTTCCCTTGATCTTGATCTTCTTTCTGGAAATTCATCAAGTGTAATTCCAAGTTTAGTCTTCCCTTCAGTGAGCATTTCGGATATGGATAGATCTGTCATGACAGAAATGGCAGCTAATGCCATGAATGAATTGATTAGGCTCTTGCAGAGCAATGAGCCTCCTTGGGCTAAGTCCTCAATAGATGGTAGGGAGAATCTTGATTCCGAAAAGTACAAGAGTTTCTTCCCAACGCCTAATAGTCACATAAGAAATCCAGAGATACGAATGGAAGCGTCGAGAGCTTCTGGTGTTGTGATAATGAATGGTTTGGCTTTGGTCGACAAGTTTATGGATGCG GATAAGTGGGTAGAAATGTTTCCGACTATTGTTTCGAGTGCAAGGACTATATGCGTGATATCATCTGGAATTCTTGGAAGCCAAAGTGGCACATTGCAATTG ATGTATGAAGAATTGCAAGTGCTTACAGCATTGCTACCAATTAGACAACTCTATTTTCTTCGCTTCTGTCAGCAGATCGAGCAAGGCACTTGGGCTATAGTCGATGTTTCTTATGATCTTCCTCAAGAAGAGAGCCGATTCACTTCTTCGTGTAAAGCTCACAAGCTTCCTTCTGGATGCTTGATACAAGAGATGCCAAATGGTTACTCTAAG GTTTATTGGATGGAACATTGGGAGATAGAAGATAAAGTTCCAGTTCATGGACTTTATAGAGACCTTATTCAGAGGGGAGTGGTTTTTGAAGCTGAAAGATGGCTTTCTGCTCTTCAAAGGATTAGTGAAAGATTTGCTTGTTTAATGGTTACTGGGAGTTCAACTACAGATCTTGGCGGAGGGG CTGAAGGCAAAAGAAGCATAATGAAACTTGCACAAAGAATGATGAAAAGCTTCTGTTCGAGCTTCAACCCTTCGAATGGCCAACAATGGACCACGATATCAAGATTAAATGAGTTTGAAGTCCGAGCCACATCTCATAAGAGCACTGATCCTGGCCAGGCCAGCGGTGTCGTGCTCTGTGCAGCCGCTACTCTCTGGCTTCCAGTCCCTCCACTGAACGTCTTCAATTTTCTTAGGGACGAGAGAACTCGACCTCAG tgGGATGTTCTCTCAAATCAAAATCCGGTTCAAGAGGTTGCTCACATTGCAAATGGTTCTCATCCCGGGAACTGCATATCCGTTCTTCGG GCATTCAACGCTGGCCAAAACAATATGTTAATCCTCCAAGAAAGCTGCATAGATGCTTCTGGCTTGCTCATCGTGTACTGCCCTGTTGACATGCCAGCCATCGAAATAGCAATGAGCGGGGACGACCCTTCCTACATCCCGTTACTCCCGTCCGGTTTCACAATATCCCCCAGTAGTGGCCAGCCTAATCACCTCCATTCCACAGAGGGAGGAGGTGGATGTGACGGGGCTTCGACTAGCTCCACATCCGTCATTGCTACCGAATCCTCAGGTTCACTCCTAACAgtaatgtttcaaatactcgtGAGTGGCTTGCAATCCTCAGGAATGACCGCCGAATCCGTTGCAACAATTAATAACCTCATTGGCAACACAGTCCACCAGATTAAAGCCGCCTTGAACTGCAGCACTCCCTGA